The following are encoded together in the Vigna unguiculata cultivar IT97K-499-35 chromosome 2, ASM411807v1, whole genome shotgun sequence genome:
- the LOC114174001 gene encoding heavy metal-associated isoprenylated plant protein 22-like, with the protein MGFLHNLREFFSACVKPKEKRIPKKTVNIRVKMDCEGCVRKVKHAVEELEGVESFDVNQKLQRVTVTGYVDAEEVLEEVRSTGKSADNWPFVPYNLVAFPYVKGAYDVKAPSGFVRNVPDANGDPKSPEMKLMRLFDDENPDHCSIM; encoded by the exons ATGGGGTTTCTACATAATCTTCGAGAATTTTTCTCTGCTTGTGTCAAACCAAAGGAGAAACGTATTCCAAAGAAG ACAGTTAATATCAGGGTGAAAATGGACTGTGAAGGTTGTGTTAGAAAGGTTAAACATGCAGTGGAGGAGTTGGAAG GAGTGGAATCGTTTGATGTGAACCAAAAGCTACAGAGGGTAACTGTGACAGGTTATGTGGATGCAGAAGAGGTTCTAGAAGAAGTGAGGAGCACAGGAAAGAGTGCAGACAATTGGCCATTTGTTCCCTACAATTTAGTGGCATTTCCTTATGTCAAAGGGGCATATGACGTCAAAGCACCCTCTGGTTTCGTCAGAAATGTCCCTGATGCAAATGGTGACCCTAAGTCCCCCGAGATGAAGCTTATGAGACTCTTTGACGATGAAAACCCAGACCATTGTTCTATCATGTAG